The Brachionichthys hirsutus isolate HB-005 chromosome 8, CSIRO-AGI_Bhir_v1, whole genome shotgun sequence genome contains a region encoding:
- the LOC137898567 gene encoding laminin subunit beta-3-like gives MRLFLLIAAVAAASQAQTDCSRGACYPPNHDLLLGRAQQLHASSTCGLTGSEVYCTPYQQRRMKCCPCDSRNPKGPLAHTVQDVLSSSAPDRWWQSRKEVSPVTLELDLGDLFQLDNLVLSFKGPRPSDFIVEKTLDKGNTWQPVLYLATDCQKTFPGVPRTVPLTVNDTYCHPLPPTGANPYQDQTFQFSPLRQYANVPAPRSKKIEEVSGLTGLRVRMTGLGDVPRLPGRALSRFYALKEMKVMGSCLCHGHANRCLPETSNGPSNGPSNGPSNGVQVSPQCDCQHNTAGVNCERCADLYNDLPWRAAEEGDAHTCQRCECNNHAQRCRFDQSVYDASGRRSGGVCEGCMHHTAGPKCEQCAPGYQPNPRSQMNRPDACIGCICSAEGSVDGGQCDDNSDPCRCKGNVEGPRCDRCKKGHYGLSASNPLGCSKCSCSPDGSLSDLCDPVTGQCPCRLRFHGLTCDECSERYWKPFLSEHCELCWCDPTNSYNDTCDQVTGQCACRPNFGGRTCTECPDNSYGDPLSGCRRCRCDAKGTLPQVCDKQTGACLCRPGVTGLRCDSCSRGHCDSFPTCEACPSCFFTLDAQRGNLSSALDRLSSGLPTRPGGAGDLDGFGPRIRDLEVILDLIRNTISLPPNTTSQVDDALSQLDRLRDQVDKVNNELPSLTRTPGLDSELDRLQDLLDRLTVEAKAKKTALDKSIGSNNTGALAAIQKAYNESTDAAKKVSDSEDTVKESADVREETRDRQNQVQPVNTRDLDQLSQSMASQPDLTPVAKQVCGSVRTEPCTPRQCEGGDLCPPEGAPPCKEGQRCVGALPLSKKADSDAEDVKDQLGRLSRKITEAAEKLQQTQDKTNQVRESAEKLSKNMKQVRNELEDDLKETRDVVKDLKNDPLDLASNLTYIQDISDWILKTKLPLSLAALKNKLQELKNLSANLLDSSDALNQAKPQLDAARKLLKEAQDARDTALDAKADVDKLPSDLSSLEDSLTNLQDKLRNSVDLTDNLNNNFTKVAGQLDPAQRALDDVSKLIRPMTPQLEGLRSLLRNADRLARDAQDEADDAADEAGLADEELMSLEKLLKGLKDAAPPSVPGGDAGSVGDRLTKLQNDAGLLANSTDNMLKALEGKGDSLRKLQDEVLQKSVKLDGLDAKLQDLLAQLRKKAKDHSTCQG, from the exons AGGAGGATGAAGTGTTGTCCATGTGACTCCAGGAACCCAAAGGGTCCACTGGCCCATACCGTCCAGGACGTCCTGTCCAGTTCTGCACCTGACCGGTGGTGGCAGTCCAGGAAAG AGGTGAGCCCAGTCACTCTGGAGTTGGACCTGGGCGACCTGTTCCAGCTGGACAACCTGGTGCTCAGCTTCAAG GGGCCTCGTCCCAGCGACTTTATCGTCGAGAAGACGTTGGATAAGGGAAACACATGGCAGCCCGTTCTCTACTTGGCTACCGACTGTCAGAAAACTTTTCCTGGCGTTCCCAGGACGGTCCCGCTCACCGTGAACGACACATACTGCCACCCGCTGCCCCCAACCGGAGCGAATCCATACCAGGATCAGACA TTCCAGTTCAGTCCTTTGCGTCAGTATGCTAACGTCCCAGCGCCGAGAAGCAAGAAAATTGAGG AAGTGTCGGGGTTAACGGGGCTGAGGGTGAGGATGACGGGACTCGGAGATGTGCCGCGTCTGCCCGGAAGAGCTCTCAGTAGATTTTACGCGCTCAAGGAGATGAAGGTGATGGGCAGCTGTCTGTGCCACGGACACGCCAACCGGTGCCTGCCGGAGACGTCCAACGGCCCGTCCAACGGCCCGTCCAACGGCCCGTCCAACGGCGTGCAG GTGAGTCCTCAGTGTGACTGTCAGCATAACACCGCAGGTGTGAACTGTGAGCGCTGCGCTGACCTCTACAACGACCTGCCCTGGAGAGCCGCCGAGGAGGGCGACGCCCACACCTGCCAAC GCTGCGAGTGTAACAACCACGCCCAGCGCTGCCGGTTCGACCAGTCGGTGTACGACGCCAGCGGGCGGAGGAGCGGGGGGGTGTGTGAGGGTTGCATGCACCACACTGCTGGACCCAAGTGTGAGCAGTGTGCCCCGGGCTACCAGCCGAACCCTCGCAGCCAAATGAACCGCCCCGATGCCTGCATTG gaTGCATCTGCAGCGCCGAGGGGTCGGTGGACGGGGGCCAGTGTGACGACAACAGCGACCCCTGTCGGTGCAAAGGCAACGTCGAAGGCCCTCGCTGCGACCGCTGTAAGAAAGGCCACTACGGCCTGAGCGCCTCCAACCCTCTGGGCTGCTCCA AATGTTCCTGTTCTCCAGACGGGTCTCTGTCGGACCTCTGTGACCCGGTAACCGGCCAGTGTCCCTGTCGCCTCCGCTTCCACGGCCTTACCTGTGACGAGTGCTCCGAACGCTACTGGAAGCCATTCCTCTCAGAACACTGTGAACTCTGTTGGTGTGACCCCACCAACTCGTACAATGATACCTGCGACCAG GTGACGGGTCAGTGTGCGTGCAGACCCAACTTCGGAGGCCGGACATGTACTGAGTGTCCAGACAACTCGTACGGAGACCCGCTTTCAGGCTGTCGAC GGTGCCGCTGCGATGCCAAAGGAACTCTTCCACAAGTCTGTGACAAGCAGACGGGGGCGTGTCTGTGCCGGCCAGGTGTCACTGGGCTCCGATGTGACTCCTGCAGTCGTGGTCACTGTGACTCCTTCCCTACCTGTGAGGCGTGCCCCTCCTGCTTCTTCACCCTCGACGCCCAGAGGGGGAACCTCAGCTCAGCTCTGGACAGACTTTCCTCTGGCCTCCCTACTCGTCCAGGAGGCGCTGGCGATCTTGACGGTTTTGGACCTCGCATCCGTGACCTGGAGGTGATCCTGGATCTGATCAGGAACACCATCTCCCTGCCGCCCAATACCACCAGCCAGGTGGATGATGCCTTGTCCCAGCTCGACCGGCTCAG gGACCAGGTGGACAAAGTTAACAATGAGCTTCCATCCTTGACAAGAACTCCTGGTCTGGACTCGGAGCTGGACAGACTACAGGATCTGCTGGACCGCCTCACAGTGGAGGCCAAGGCCAAGAAAACGGCATTGGACAAGTCCATCGGTTCAAATAACACAG GAGCACTCGCTGCCATCCAGAAAGCCTACAATGAGTCGACAGACGCTGCAAAGAAAGTGAGCGACAGCGAGGACACGGTGAAGGAGTCCGCCGATGTCAGAGAAGAGACCCGTGACCGTCAGAACCAGGTGCAGCCGGTCAACACCAGAGACCTGGACCAGCTGAGCCAGAGCATGGCTTCGCAACCAGACCTCACTCCGGTCGCCAAACAG GTGTGTGGCAGCGTTCGGACCGAGCCCTGCACCCCTCGCCAGTGTGAGGGTGGGGATCTGTGCCCGCCGGAGGGAGCCCCACCTTGCAAGGAGGGCCAGAGGTGCGTAGGGGCCCTGCCTCTGAGCAAGAAGGCCGACTCTGACGCTGAGGATGTGAAAGACCAACTGGGCAGGCTGAGCAGGAAGATCACAGAGGCCGCAGAGAAG CTGCAGCAAACGCAGGACAAGACCAATCAGGTGCGTGAGTCTGCGGAGAAACTGTCCAAGAACATGAAGCAGGTCAGAAACGAGCTGGAGGACGATCTAAAGGAGACGCGTGATGTTGTGAAGGACCTCAAGAATGACCCGTTAG ACCTGGCCTCCAACCTGACTTACATCCAGGACATCAGCGACTGGATCCTGAAAACCAAGCTGCCTCTCAGCCTGGCTGCTCTGAAGAACAAGCTGCAGGAGCTGAAGAATCTGTCAGCAAACCTGCTTGACAGCTCGGACGCCCTGAACCAGGCCAAGCCACAGCTGGACGCGGCCAGGAAACTGCTGAAGGAGGCCCAGGATGCCAG AGACACTGCGTTGGACGCCAAAGCCGATGTGGACAAGTTGCCTTCGGACTTAAGTTCTCTGGAGGACTCCCTCACCAATCTGCAGGACAAGCTGCGGAACAGCGTAGACCTGACGGACAACCTGAACAACAACTTCACAAAG GTGGCAGGCCAGCTGGACCCAGCACAGAGGGCTCTGGACGATGTCTCAAAGCTGATACGGCCAATGACGCCTCAACTGGAAGGGCTCAGAAGCCTGCTGAGGAACGCAGACCGGCTGGCGCGGGACGCGCAGGATGAGGCGGACGACGCCGCAGATGAAGCGGGCCTCGCAGACGAG GAACTGATGTCTTTGGAGAAGCTGTTGAAGGGTCTCAAAGACGCCGCTCCTCCCAGCGTTCCGGGTGGGGACGCTGGATCGGTCGGGGATCGACTAACGAAGTTACAGAACGATGCTGGACTTCTGGCCAACTCCACTGACAACATGCTGAAGGCTCTGGAAG GTAAAGGTGATTCTCTCCGGAAGCTGCAGGATGAAGTCCTTCAGAAGTCAGTGAAGCTCGACGGACTCGATGCAAAACTTCAAGACCTTTTGGCACAACTTCGAAAGAAAGCCAAAGACCACAGCACCTGCCAAGGCTGA
- the LOC137898843 gene encoding calcium/calmodulin-dependent protein kinase type 1D-like — translation MGRKDIVCNWKKTVSNIKEVFDFKGKIGAGSFSEVFMVREKKTGRMYALKCLKKKHLAHSNLENEISVLRRIKHDNVVALEDFYETRTHYYLLMQLVSGGELFDRVLDRGVYTERDASTVIKQVLQAVSYLHENSVVHRDLKPENLLYFSTDENSKIMVSDFGLSKTLGHGVMSTACGTPGYVAPEVLARRPYSKAVDCWSIGVIAYILLCGYPPFFEENEMRLFSKIMRAEYSFHPPFWDDISESAKDFIRNMMEKNPSKRFLTEQALGHPWIAGNTAKDLNIYHSVCEQMERSFAKSRWKQAFNAAAAIHQMKKLPLSPSEPAPSPPSTPGIVIHLEMERPLHDRADALDPNGNPVHASSKAEGRRSAFQPLRSGGGEPGNGPAAEEANRLLSEADAPFRPPKSLDAVAQKKDQSLQSGVCSVM, via the exons ATGGGGCGGAAGGACATCGTCTGCAACTGGAAGAAAACCGTCAGTAACATCAAGGAAGTCTTTGACTTCAAGGGGAAAATAGGAGC AGGCTCGTTCTCAGAAGTCTTCATGGTGCGGGAGAAGAAGACCGGACGGATGTACGCCCTGAAATGCCTGAAGAAGAAACACCTCGCCCATAGCAACCTGGAGAATGAGATCAGTGTCCTGAGGAG GATAAAGCATGACAACGTGGTGGCGCTGGAGGATTTCTACGAGACGCGCACGCACTACTACCTGCTCATGCAGCT GGTGTCAGGAGGGGAGCTGTTTGATCGCGTCCTGGACAGGGGGGTCTACACAGAGCGGGACGCCAGCACCGTGATCAAGCAGGTGCTGCAGGCGGTCAGCTACCTGCACGAGAACAGCGTCGTCCACAGGGACCTGAAG cCCGAGAACCTGCTGTACTTCAGCACCGATGAGAATTCTAAGATCATGGTCAGCGACTTCGGCCTGTCCAAGACGCTGGGCCACGGCGTGATGTCCACCGCCTGCGGGACGCCGGGATATGTCG CCCCTGAGGTTCTGGCCCGGAGACCCTACAGCAAAGCGGTGGACTGCTGGTCCATCGGGGTCATCGCCTACATCCT GCTTTGCGGCTACCCTCCATTCTTTGAAGAGAACGAGATGCGCCTGTTTTCAAAGATCATGAGAGCCGAGTACAGCTTCCACCCCCCCTTCTGGGACGACATCTCCGAGTCAG CCAAAGACTTCATCAGGAACATGATGGAGAAGAACCCCAGCAAACGCTTCCTCACCGAGCAGGCGCTCGGACACCCCTG GATTGCTGGAAACACGGCCAAAGACCTCAACATTTATCATTCAGTCTGTGAACAGATGGAGAGAAGCTTTGCCAAATCCAGATGGAAG CAAGCCTTCAACGCAGCCGCCGCCATCCATCAAATGAAGAAGCTGCCGCTGTCCCCGAGCGAGCCCGCCCCCTCGCCTCCCTCCACACCTGGCATCGTCATCCACCTGGAGATGGAGAGACCCCTCCACGACCGGGCCGACGCCCTCGACCCGAACGGGAACCCGGTCCACGCCTCCAGCAAAGCAGAAGGCAGAAGAAGCGCTTTCCAGCCGCTGAGATCCGGTGGCGGTGAGCCCGGCAACGGCCCGGCCGCCGAAGAGGCCAATCGTCTCCTGTCGGAGGCGGACGCCCCGTTCAGGCCACCCAAAAG TCTGGACGCCGTGGCTCAGAAGAAAGACCAGTCTCTCCAGTCCGGAGTGTGTTCTGTCATGTGA